One genomic window of Dysgonomonas mossii includes the following:
- a CDS encoding tetratricopeptide repeat protein, whose product MKSIFIWLFIMFACVPVAFSQTLSEAKELYLQGEYAKALPILEEEYKAKPEDANLNQWYGVCLLETGGDLKKAEECLIVASKKRIQESFLYLGQLYGQEYKFTQSEESFNKYEVGLKKKDEASRAKLDEKRKVMSRLRRMVSNTEDIQIIDSIIVDKAKFLSAYKLSLSSGKLEPFDKIFASAKHIDATVYTNEKGTKMYYAKPDKDNVFCLYSKEKLFDDFGNEKKLSANNFGLSGDINYPYVMADGVTIYFAAKDEDTLGGYDLFVSRYNMNTDTYLAPERLNMPFNSLFNDYMMAVDEEKGIGWFASDRYMPKGKVCIYTFVPNKVVKTIQSEDESYLAGRAKISSIKSTWQKNNNYKNLIALARQEAVVKVEVTHDFEFVINDNKTYYKMSDFKNRTAQSTYSKVVEMKSELKGLSEKLEKLRADYNTASQDEKRRMSSDIYSLEKEVEQLQVGIPQMEIQARNQEIQAL is encoded by the coding sequence ATGAAATCTATATTTATCTGGCTATTTATTATGTTTGCTTGTGTTCCTGTGGCATTTTCACAAACTCTTTCTGAAGCAAAAGAATTATATCTTCAGGGAGAATATGCAAAGGCTTTACCCATTTTAGAGGAAGAATATAAAGCTAAGCCGGAAGATGCTAATCTAAATCAGTGGTATGGGGTTTGTCTTCTGGAAACGGGAGGGGATCTTAAAAAAGCGGAAGAATGTCTTATCGTTGCTTCTAAAAAAAGAATACAAGAATCCTTTTTGTATCTGGGGCAATTATATGGGCAAGAATATAAGTTTACACAATCGGAAGAATCTTTCAACAAATACGAAGTCGGTCTTAAAAAGAAAGATGAAGCATCGAGAGCAAAATTAGACGAAAAGAGAAAAGTGATGTCACGTCTTCGGCGTATGGTGTCCAACACAGAAGATATACAGATAATAGATAGTATAATTGTAGATAAGGCGAAATTTCTTTCAGCGTATAAACTGAGTCTCAGCTCAGGAAAACTAGAACCCTTTGACAAAATTTTCGCATCAGCAAAGCATATAGATGCAACGGTATATACGAATGAAAAAGGGACTAAAATGTATTATGCCAAGCCCGATAAAGATAATGTGTTCTGCCTTTACTCTAAAGAAAAGTTGTTCGATGATTTTGGTAATGAAAAGAAACTTTCAGCAAACAATTTTGGTCTTTCCGGTGATATAAACTATCCGTACGTAATGGCAGATGGAGTGACAATTTATTTTGCAGCAAAAGATGAAGACACACTCGGAGGGTATGATTTGTTTGTCTCTCGCTACAATATGAATACAGATACCTATCTTGCCCCTGAACGTCTGAATATGCCATTCAATTCGTTGTTTAATGACTATATGATGGCTGTGGACGAAGAAAAGGGCATTGGCTGGTTTGCCTCCGATAGATATATGCCTAAAGGGAAAGTTTGCATATATACATTTGTTCCGAATAAAGTCGTGAAAACCATCCAGAGCGAGGATGAAAGCTATCTGGCAGGTAGAGCTAAAATATCTTCGATAAAGAGTACATGGCAAAAAAATAATAATTACAAAAATCTGATTGCGTTGGCTCGTCAAGAAGCTGTTGTGAAAGTAGAGGTGACTCATGATTTTGAATTCGTTATTAATGATAACAAGACGTATTATAAAATGTCAGATTTCAAAAATAGAACAGCTCAGAGTACATATTCGAAGGTAGTAGAGATGAAATCGGAACTAAAAGGACTATCCGAAAAGTTGGAAAAACTGCGTGCAGATTATAATACTGCATCTCAGGATGAAAAGCGGAGAATGTCTTCTGATATCTATAGTCTTGAAAAGGAAGTCGAACAATTGCAAGTGGGTATACCGCAAATGGAAATACAGGCAAGAAATCAAGAAATACAAGCGCTATAG
- a CDS encoding aspartate-semialdehyde dehydrogenase → MRIAIVGTSGAVGQEFLRVLDERNFPIKELVLFGSARSAGNVYTFRDKQYTVKELKHNDDFKDIDIAFTSAGGSVSIEYAETITKHGAIMIDNSSAFRMDKDVPLVVPEVNGEDGKVRPKGIIANPNCSTIQMVVAMNVIEKISHIKRAHVATYQAASGAGAAAMEELINQFKQIAFNNDVAVEKFAYQLAYNVIPHIDVFTDNGYTKEELKMYNETRKIMHSDIEVSATCIRVPVLRSHSEAIWVETERPVSPEEAREAFSKAEGIVLQDNPAQKEYPMPLFVAGQDPVYVGRIRQDIANKNGLTFWVVADQIKKGAALNAVQIAEYLIKENAI, encoded by the coding sequence ATGAGAATCGCTATTGTTGGCACAAGTGGTGCTGTAGGTCAGGAGTTTTTAAGAGTTCTTGACGAACGAAATTTCCCGATAAAGGAATTAGTATTATTCGGTTCTGCCAGAAGCGCAGGCAATGTCTATACGTTTCGTGATAAACAGTATACGGTGAAGGAGCTGAAGCACAATGACGATTTTAAAGATATAGATATTGCTTTTACATCCGCTGGAGGAAGTGTTTCTATCGAATATGCTGAAACAATTACCAAGCATGGAGCAATCATGATAGACAACTCAAGTGCTTTCCGTATGGATAAGGATGTACCTCTTGTTGTACCCGAAGTAAATGGAGAGGATGGAAAAGTTCGTCCTAAGGGGATAATCGCAAATCCAAACTGCTCAACGATACAGATGGTAGTGGCTATGAATGTGATAGAAAAAATATCTCATATTAAAAGAGCACATGTAGCAACTTATCAGGCAGCATCAGGAGCAGGAGCTGCGGCTATGGAAGAGTTGATCAATCAATTTAAGCAAATTGCATTTAACAATGATGTGGCTGTAGAGAAGTTTGCTTACCAGCTTGCGTATAATGTGATTCCTCACATTGACGTGTTTACAGATAATGGATATACAAAAGAAGAGTTGAAGATGTACAACGAAACACGTAAGATTATGCACTCTGATATAGAAGTGAGTGCAACATGTATCCGTGTTCCTGTACTTCGTTCTCATTCTGAGGCTATCTGGGTAGAGACCGAAAGACCTGTGTCGCCGGAAGAAGCCCGTGAGGCATTCTCTAAAGCTGAAGGAATTGTGTTGCAAGACAATCCCGCACAAAAAGAATATCCGATGCCATTGTTTGTTGCAGGACAAGACCCTGTGTATGTTGGACGTATACGCCAAGATATAGCCAATAAGAATGGTTTGACATTCTGGGTAGTAGCCGATCAGATCAAGAAAGGCGCAGCATTAAATGCAGTTCAGATAGCAGAGTATTTGATTAAAGAAAATGCTATTTAA